A genome region from Paracoccus stylophorae includes the following:
- a CDS encoding alpha-E domain-containing protein, producing the protein MLSRTASNLFWMGRHLERAETAARLLDVGQRITLLPNTEAGYQNEWNSLLQASGTSNLFARKHGEVTQEKIEEFIFFDRDNPSSVVSCIEKAREGGRIVRTALTSAAWDALNVAYQELRKIERQPRSAVDTASLSDFILSRTATVRGAINSTQLRNDGWHFMHLGYGLERADATARLLDVKYFVLLPRVEFVGSGLDNYQWQVILRALSAHRAFHWAYGGDVSAGRVADFLILNGESPRSLITSLYEAVWHLEGIARRYGDNVPTTARDKSREVLAALQARDIDAIFDEGLHEFLSWFIGEIEAVSGLVHEDYLLGGS; encoded by the coding sequence ATGCTCAGCCGCACCGCCTCGAACCTGTTCTGGATGGGTCGCCATCTGGAACGCGCCGAAACCGCAGCCAGGCTGCTGGATGTGGGACAGCGCATCACCCTGCTGCCCAATACCGAAGCCGGCTATCAGAACGAATGGAATTCGCTGTTGCAGGCGTCGGGCACATCGAACCTGTTTGCCCGCAAGCACGGAGAGGTCACGCAGGAGAAGATCGAGGAATTCATTTTCTTCGACCGCGACAACCCCTCATCGGTTGTGTCCTGCATCGAAAAGGCGCGCGAGGGCGGTCGGATCGTGCGGACGGCCCTGACCAGCGCGGCCTGGGACGCGCTGAACGTCGCCTATCAGGAATTGCGCAAGATCGAACGCCAGCCGCGATCCGCGGTCGACACGGCCTCGCTGTCGGATTTCATCCTGAGCCGCACCGCGACCGTGCGCGGGGCGATCAATTCCACGCAGCTGCGCAACGATGGCTGGCACTTCATGCATCTGGGCTACGGGCTGGAACGGGCCGATGCGACGGCACGTCTGCTGGACGTGAAATATTTCGTGCTGCTGCCGCGGGTCGAGTTCGTCGGCTCGGGTCTGGACAATTACCAGTGGCAGGTGATCCTGCGGGCGCTGTCGGCGCATCGCGCCTTTCACTGGGCCTATGGCGGCGACGTGTCGGCCGGCCGGGTGGCCGATTTCCTGATCCTGAACGGCGAAAGCCCGCGATCGCTGATCACCTCGCTTTACGAGGCGGTGTGGCATCTGGAAGGCATCGCCCGACGCTATGGCGACAACGTGCCCACGACCGCGCGGGACAAGTCGCGCGAGGTTCTGGCCGCCCTTCAGGCGCGCGACATCGACGCGATCTTCGACGAGGGGCTGCACGAATTCCTCAGCTGGTTCATCGGCGAGATCGAGGCGGTGTCGGGGCTGGTGCATGAAGATTACCTTCTGGGAGGCTCGTGA
- a CDS encoding peptidase has product MTYCVGLKLNAGLVLLSDTRTNAGLDNIACYRKMFFFENPAERVIAIMTAGSLSVTQTTLARLDEAIENELADETTSILKAPTMLQVATIIGDTLSRTRREIADQCRDLRQQASASMIVAGQRAGGDMRMFLIYPEGNFIEATEDTPFLQIGEHKYGKPILDRVVTPATSLADAQKAVLLSMDSTLRSNLSVGMPLDLAVIEKDACAVSARRRILEGDSDFMDMSAAWSAALRDSFVKVSI; this is encoded by the coding sequence ATGACCTATTGCGTCGGTCTGAAACTGAATGCCGGGCTGGTGCTTTTGTCCGACACCCGCACCAATGCGGGGCTGGACAACATCGCCTGCTATCGCAAGATGTTTTTCTTCGAGAACCCGGCCGAGCGGGTGATCGCGATCATGACGGCCGGGTCGCTGTCGGTGACGCAGACCACGCTGGCGCGGCTTGACGAGGCCATCGAGAACGAACTGGCCGACGAGACGACCTCGATCCTCAAGGCGCCCACCATGTTGCAGGTCGCCACGATCATCGGCGACACGCTGTCGCGCACGCGGCGCGAGATCGCAGACCAGTGCCGCGATCTGCGCCAGCAGGCATCGGCCAGCATGATCGTCGCCGGCCAGCGCGCGGGCGGCGACATGCGGATGTTCCTGATCTATCCCGAAGGCAATTTCATCGAGGCGACCGAGGACACGCCGTTCCTGCAGATCGGCGAACACAAATACGGCAAGCCGATCCTTGACCGCGTGGTGACGCCCGCGACCAGCCTGGCCGACGCGCAGAAGGCGGTTCTGCTGTCGATGGATTCGACGCTGCGGTCGAACCTGTCGGTCGGCATGCCGCTGGATCTGGCGGTGATCGAAAAGGACGCCTGCGCGGTCTCGGCCCGCCGCCGAATCCTTGAGGGCGATAGCGATTTCATGGACATGAGCGCCGCCTGGTCCGCCGCCCTGCGCGACAGTTTCGTCAAGGTCTCGATCTAG
- a CDS encoding CreA family protein, translating into MKRLLALALLTFPVSAAAEQVAKVGVDWVGNDIVVEAIRDPKVGGVTCHLSYFSRSMLDRLSQGNWFEDPSNSAIECAQTGPIALDQIKRGASGEDVFSQSRSLVFKSLRVKRIYDEENRVLIYLAHANELSEGSAKMSISTVPLFDATSGGTGQQ; encoded by the coding sequence ATGAAACGCCTGCTTGCCCTTGCGCTGCTGACATTCCCCGTAAGCGCCGCCGCCGAACAGGTGGCCAAGGTCGGCGTGGACTGGGTCGGCAACGACATCGTGGTCGAGGCGATCCGCGATCCGAAAGTCGGCGGCGTGACCTGTCATCTGTCCTATTTCAGCCGGTCGATGCTGGATCGGCTGAGCCAGGGAAACTGGTTCGAGGACCCGTCGAACAGCGCCATCGAGTGCGCCCAGACCGGCCCGATCGCGCTTGATCAGATCAAGCGCGGCGCAAGCGGCGAGGACGTGTTCAGCCAAAGCCGGTCGCTGGTGTTCAAGTCGCTGCGCGTCAAGCGCATCTATGACGAGGAAAACCGGGTGCTGATCTATCTTGCGCACGCAAACGAACTGTCCGAGGGCTCGGCCAAGATGTCGATTTCGACGGTGCCCCTGTTCGACGCGACATCGGGCGGCACCGGGCAGCAATAG
- a CDS encoding transglutaminase family protein yields MKLRISHRTVYRYDRPIRNIVQSLRLKPSVFEGQQTQDWKIEVAGGMCGPVFRDGAGDWIEGWTVRGPTQEITVISSGGIETRDMAGVLRGHREMIHPLTYLQTTRATEPAANLRQLADSVAHGDDTLDLAHRLSHAVSDAIAFRPGVTQARTTAAEALEQGEGVCQDHTHALIALARMKDLPARYVSGYLHSSSSGEAQDAAHAWAEIHVGSLGWVGFDAANASCPDDRYVRLGSGLDAPDAAPIRGIGMGAGVENLDVAVQVDEVESFQSQSQSQG; encoded by the coding sequence ATGAAATTGCGCATCTCGCACCGGACCGTCTATCGCTATGACCGCCCGATCCGGAACATCGTCCAAAGCCTGCGGCTGAAACCGTCGGTGTTCGAGGGGCAACAGACGCAGGACTGGAAGATCGAGGTGGCGGGCGGCATGTGCGGCCCGGTGTTTCGCGACGGGGCGGGCGACTGGATCGAAGGGTGGACGGTCCGCGGCCCCACGCAGGAAATCACCGTCATCAGCAGCGGCGGGATCGAGACGCGCGACATGGCGGGCGTTCTGCGCGGACATCGCGAGATGATCCATCCGCTGACCTATCTGCAAACCACGCGGGCGACAGAGCCGGCGGCCAATCTGCGCCAACTGGCGGATTCGGTCGCGCATGGCGACGATACGCTGGATCTGGCGCACAGGCTGTCGCACGCGGTCAGCGACGCCATCGCCTTCCGGCCCGGCGTGACCCAGGCCCGCACGACCGCGGCCGAGGCGCTGGAACAGGGCGAGGGGGTCTGCCAGGACCACACCCACGCGCTGATCGCGCTGGCGCGGATGAAGGATCTGCCGGCCCGCTATGTCTCGGGTTATCTTCATTCCTCGTCCAGCGGCGAAGCGCAGGATGCGGCCCATGCCTGGGCCGAGATCCATGTCGGCTCGCTTGGCTGGGTCGGGTTCGATGCGGCGAATGCAAGCTGTCCGGATGACCGATATGTGCGGCTTGGATCGGGGCTGGATGCGCCCGACGCCGCCCCGATCCGCGGCATCGGCATGGGCGCTGGCGTCGAAAACCTCGACGTCGCGGTGCAGGTCGATGAGGTGGAGAGTTTCCAGAGCCAGAGCCAGAGCCAGGGCTGA
- a CDS encoding acetyl-CoA C-acyltransferase, translating into MQDVYILGAARTPMGGLQGALSSQSAADLGGVAIRAALERAGRAPDAVDALLMGCVLPAGQGQAPARQAGFAAGLPAAVPATTLNKMCGSGMQAAMMAADAIRAGSAGLVVAGGMESMSNAPYLLPKMRSGARLGHAQALDHMFLDGLEDAYDKGRLMGTFAEDCAAEFAFTREAQDDYARTSLSRATDAIASGGFADEIAPVTVTTRKGETVVETDEQPGNARPDKIPQLKPAFRKDGTVTAANSSSISDGAAALVIGSAREGALARIVGHASHAQAPGQFPTAPVPAAEKLLDRVGWARDSVDLWEVNEAFAVVPMAFMARMGLDHAQVNVNGGACALGHPIGASGARIIVTLIHALKARGGTRGVAAICIGGGEGTAIAIELV; encoded by the coding sequence ATGCAAGACGTCTATATTCTTGGTGCGGCGCGCACGCCGATGGGGGGATTGCAGGGCGCGCTGTCGTCGCAGAGCGCGGCCGATCTGGGCGGCGTCGCGATTCGCGCGGCGCTGGAACGGGCGGGCCGCGCGCCGGACGCGGTCGATGCGCTGCTGATGGGCTGCGTGCTGCCCGCCGGTCAGGGTCAGGCCCCGGCGCGGCAGGCGGGGTTCGCGGCCGGTCTGCCGGCTGCCGTGCCCGCCACGACGCTGAACAAGATGTGCGGATCGGGGATGCAGGCGGCGATGATGGCCGCCGATGCGATCCGCGCCGGCAGCGCCGGTCTGGTCGTCGCGGGCGGCATGGAAAGCATGTCCAACGCGCCCTATCTGCTGCCGAAGATGCGGTCCGGCGCGCGGCTGGGCCATGCGCAGGCGCTGGATCACATGTTTCTTGACGGGCTCGAGGACGCCTATGACAAGGGGCGCCTGATGGGCACCTTCGCCGAGGATTGCGCGGCCGAATTCGCCTTTACCCGCGAGGCGCAGGACGATTATGCGCGGACCAGCCTGTCGCGCGCCACCGATGCCATTGCCTCGGGCGGGTTCGCCGATGAAATCGCGCCGGTCACGGTCACGACCCGCAAGGGCGAGACGGTCGTCGAGACCGACGAACAGCCCGGCAACGCCCGGCCCGACAAGATCCCGCAGCTGAAACCCGCCTTCCGCAAGGACGGCACCGTGACGGCGGCCAATTCAAGCTCGATCTCGGACGGGGCGGCGGCGCTGGTGATCGGGTCCGCGCGCGAGGGCGCTTTGGCCCGGATCGTGGGTCACGCCAGCCACGCGCAGGCGCCCGGCCAGTTTCCGACCGCGCCGGTTCCGGCGGCGGAAAAGCTGCTGGACCGGGTCGGCTGGGCCAGGGACAGCGTCGATCTGTGGGAGGTGAACGAGGCGTTCGCGGTCGTGCCGATGGCCTTCATGGCGCGGATGGGGCTGGATCATGCGCAGGTGAACGTGAATGGCGGCGCCTGCGCGCTAGGCCATCCGATCGGGGCGTCGGGGGCGCGCATCATCGTGACGCTGATCCATGCGCTGAAGGCGCGCGGCGGCACACGCGGCGTCGCCGCGATCTGCATCGGCGGCGGCGAGGGAACGGCCATCGCGATCGAACTGGTCTGA
- the hspQ gene encoding heat shock protein HspQ: MQEQNRIAKFSLGQVVRHRDRPFRGVIFDVDPEFANTEEWYESIPEDVRPHKDQPFYHLYAETEATYYVAYVSEQNLVPDASGEPLEHPDVQDMFGDFADGRYPLAVSLN, encoded by the coding sequence ATGCAGGAACAGAACCGCATCGCGAAATTCAGCCTCGGTCAGGTGGTCCGTCACCGTGACCGCCCGTTCCGCGGCGTGATCTTCGATGTCGATCCGGAATTCGCCAATACCGAGGAATGGTACGAATCGATTCCCGAAGACGTTCGCCCGCACAAGGATCAGCCGTTCTACCACCTTTATGCCGAAACCGAGGCAACCTATTACGTGGCCTATGTGTCCGAACAGAACCTGGTTCCCGACGCCTCGGGCGAGCCTTTGGAACATCCCGACGTGCAGGACATGTTCGGCGATTTCGCCGATGGCCGCTATCCGCTGGCGGTCAGCCTGAACTAG
- a CDS encoding STAS domain-containing protein: MQLTVSDTGAHLVITVNEPRIDAAIATRFRDKLRDIVIKHRKPVEIEMRAVDFMDSSGLGAMIALRKVLPDGMPMILRGLTPNVERVFRLTRMDTVFDIRPLTESEEQRE, from the coding sequence ATGCAGCTGACCGTCAGCGACACCGGCGCCCATCTGGTCATCACGGTGAACGAACCCCGGATCGACGCGGCCATCGCCACCCGCTTTCGCGACAAGCTGCGCGACATCGTCATCAAGCACCGCAAACCGGTCGAGATCGAGATGCGGGCGGTCGATTTCATGGACAGTTCCGGCCTTGGCGCCATGATCGCCCTGCGCAAGGTGCTGCCCGACGGGATGCCGATGATCCTGCGCGGCCTGACCCCCAATGTCGAGCGTGTGTTCCGCCTGACGCGCATGGACACGGTGTTCGACATCCGCCCCCTGACAGAAAGCGAGGAGCAACGGGAATGA
- a CDS encoding circularly permuted type 2 ATP-grasp protein yields the protein MDCYNEMFEGDRVRDPYARLRDWVDTMPADFRQMKQAEAEDLFRRIGITFAVYGENADPDRLIPFDMMPRVFEPAEWRKLERGIKQRARALNAFLRDVYGRGEILRAGRIPARLVYRNDAYEKAVVGVVPPRGVYSHIIGIDLVRTAQDEFFVLEDNCRTPSGVSYMLENREIMMRMFPQLFRHNRIEPVDQYPDLLRRTLESVAPPKCNDRPTCVILTPGHFNSAYYEHSFLANLMGVELVEGADLFVDGEFVFMRTTQGPKRVDVIYRRIDDLFLDPLCFRPDSMLGVPGLMDVYRSGGVSICSAPGAGVADDKAIYTFVPEMIRFYLGEEPLLQNVQTWTLWKDDDYRHVMANLPDLVVKEVHGSGGYGMLVGPKASKQEIEDFRKKIEANPGNYIAQPTLSLSTCPTFVEEGIAPRHVDLRPFCLCGDRIELVPGGLTRVALREGSLVVNSSQGGGVKDTWVLSE from the coding sequence ATGGATTGCTATAACGAGATGTTCGAGGGCGACCGCGTCCGGGACCCCTATGCGCGGCTGCGCGACTGGGTCGACACGATGCCCGCCGACTTTCGCCAGATGAAACAGGCCGAGGCCGAGGATCTGTTCCGCCGGATCGGCATCACCTTCGCAGTCTATGGCGAGAACGCCGATCCCGACCGGCTGATCCCGTTCGACATGATGCCGCGTGTCTTCGAGCCGGCCGAATGGCGCAAGCTGGAACGCGGCATCAAGCAGCGCGCGCGGGCGCTGAACGCCTTTCTGCGCGATGTCTATGGCCGCGGAGAGATCCTGCGCGCGGGCCGTATTCCGGCACGTCTGGTCTATCGCAACGATGCCTATGAGAAGGCGGTGGTCGGCGTGGTGCCGCCGCGCGGCGTCTATTCCCACATCATCGGCATCGACCTGGTCCGCACCGCCCAGGACGAATTCTTCGTGCTCGAGGATAATTGCCGCACGCCCTCGGGCGTCAGCTATATGCTGGAAAACCGCGAGATCATGATGCGGATGTTTCCGCAACTGTTCCGCCACAACCGGATCGAGCCGGTGGACCAGTATCCCGATCTTCTGCGCCGCACGCTGGAATCGGTCGCGCCGCCGAAATGCAACGACCGCCCGACCTGCGTGATCCTGACGCCCGGCCATTTCAACAGTGCCTATTACGAACACAGCTTTCTGGCCAACCTGATGGGGGTGGAGCTGGTCGAGGGCGCGGATCTGTTCGTGGACGGCGAATTCGTCTTCATGCGCACGACGCAGGGTCCCAAACGCGTCGACGTGATCTATCGGCGGATCGACGACCTGTTTCTGGACCCGCTGTGTTTCCGCCCCGATTCGATGCTGGGCGTGCCCGGGCTGATGGATGTGTATCGCTCGGGCGGCGTGTCGATCTGTTCGGCCCCCGGCGCGGGCGTGGCCGACGACAAGGCGATCTATACCTTCGTCCCCGAGATGATCCGTTTCTATCTGGGCGAGGAGCCGCTGTTGCAGAACGTCCAGACCTGGACGCTGTGGAAGGACGACGATTACCGGCACGTCATGGCGAATCTGCCCGATCTGGTGGTGAAAGAGGTCCACGGCTCGGGCGGTTACGGGATGCTGGTCGGCCCCAAGGCCAGCAAGCAGGAGATCGAGGATTTCCGCAAGAAGATCGAGGCCAACCCCGGCAACTACATTGCCCAGCCCACGCTGTCGCTGTCCACCTGCCCGACCTTCGTGGAAGAGGGGATCGCGCCGCGCCATGTCGATCTGCGCCCGTTCTGCCTGTGCGGGGACCGGATCGAACTGGTGCCCGGCGGGCTGACCCGCGTGGCGCTGCGCGAGGGGTCGCTGGTCGTCAATTCGTCGCAGGGCGGGGGCGTCAAGGACACTTGGGTCCTGTCGGAATAG
- a CDS encoding ATP-binding protein, which yields MTSTERQNAGLNARAATRTQPMFHRVLTASPDAVRGALIDIRARFRTEIGEDTLGRLELVLAEVMNNVTEHAAIPAGHIRPPSIHISIVRHDTGLACAITDDGVSLPAACILPRSLPVIDPQDLPEGGFGWYLIQDLTQALCYYREGPRNFLAFSVPFTDGAER from the coding sequence ATGACCTCGACCGAACGGCAGAATGCCGGGCTGAACGCGCGCGCCGCGACGCGCACGCAGCCGATGTTTCACCGCGTGCTGACGGCCAGCCCCGACGCGGTGCGGGGCGCGCTGATCGACATCAGGGCGCGGTTCCGCACCGAGATCGGCGAAGACACGCTGGGCCGGCTGGAACTGGTCCTGGCCGAGGTGATGAACAACGTCACCGAACACGCGGCCATTCCCGCGGGACATATCCGCCCGCCCTCGATCCATATCAGCATCGTGCGCCACGATACCGGGCTGGCCTGCGCGATCACCGATGACGGCGTGTCCCTGCCGGCCGCGTGCATCCTGCCGCGCAGCCTGCCCGTCATCGACCCGCAGGATCTGCCCGAAGGCGGGTTCGGCTGGTATCTGATCCAGGATCTGACGCAGGCCCTGTGCTATTACCGCGAAGGGCCGCGCAACTTTCTGGCCTTCAGCGTGCCCTTCACCGACGGCGCGGAACGCTGA